A genomic segment from Eisenibacter elegans DSM 3317 encodes:
- a CDS encoding sensor histidine kinase, with protein MELNLSKGVPFIKNRLLAHIILWVCYLSFFIVLVGSHKGKYYEEFVIQLYLLPIRLAVVYLSLYVLLPYLLLKQRYALFLSSLFTLLVLAVLLMRVEVYYFIYPRYYPEALTDCEWCTFWHVHKLIQYTFSLSAILFLATSIKILKLWYKEQQNAKSLAQEKLEAELKFLKGQIHPHFLFNVLNNLYALTLKKSDVAPEVVLRLSDLMNYMLYESNTEYTTLEKEVEYLQNYIALEKVRYGDRAEVVFNVSGGINGRRIAPMLLLPFVENAFKHGVSGEIELSWVSLDLVIKDDMLTFKVENSKAPAHFRRAQQDYAHGIGLQNVRRRLELLYKDRHELKIFDEENTYMIVLKVRLGTEMHTHKSPSQVSSQAPVNV; from the coding sequence ATGGAACTGAACTTGTCCAAAGGTGTGCCCTTTATCAAAAACCGCCTCCTAGCACACATCATACTTTGGGTATGCTACCTGAGCTTTTTTATTGTATTGGTGGGCAGCCATAAAGGGAAGTATTACGAAGAGTTTGTCATACAACTCTATCTTTTGCCTATTCGTTTGGCGGTAGTATACCTGAGCTTGTATGTGTTGTTGCCCTATTTGTTGCTCAAACAACGCTATGCGCTGTTTCTGAGCTCCTTGTTTACGCTCTTGGTGTTGGCCGTACTGCTGATGCGGGTAGAGGTGTATTACTTTATCTACCCTCGTTATTATCCTGAAGCCCTGACCGACTGCGAATGGTGTACCTTCTGGCACGTCCACAAGCTGATTCAATATACCTTTTCGCTGAGCGCTATTTTGTTTTTGGCGACTTCTATCAAAATTTTGAAACTATGGTACAAGGAGCAACAAAATGCCAAATCATTGGCACAAGAAAAGCTAGAAGCCGAGCTGAAGTTTCTCAAAGGACAAATACATCCACACTTCCTGTTCAATGTATTGAACAACCTCTACGCCCTGACACTCAAGAAATCAGATGTGGCTCCCGAAGTAGTACTTCGTCTGTCGGACTTAATGAACTACATGCTCTATGAGTCCAATACAGAATATACTACTCTCGAAAAAGAGGTAGAGTATCTCCAAAACTATATCGCCTTAGAAAAGGTACGGTATGGCGACCGCGCCGAGGTCGTGTTCAATGTTTCGGGGGGTATCAATGGCCGCCGCATTGCCCCAATGCTCTTGCTACCCTTTGTTGAAAACGCTTTTAAACACGGAGTAAGCGGGGAGATAGAGCTAAGCTGGGTCAGCTTGGACTTGGTCATCAAGGACGATATGCTCACCTTCAAGGTAGAAAATAGCAAAGCCCCGGCTCACTTCAGGCGCGCCCAACAAGACTATGCCCACGGCATAGGCCTGCAAAATGTGCGCCGCCGACTGGAACTCCTCTACAAAGACCGCCACGAGTTGAAAATTTTTGACGAAGAAAATACCTATATGATTGTGCTCAAAGTACGCCTAGGTACTGAGATGCACACACACAAAAGCCCGAGCCAAGTCTCCTCACAAGCCCCTGTTAATGTATGA
- a CDS encoding DUF4129 domain-containing protein, with translation MKKHLLLSYPNYFWVGLVCVLLWGTSATTFAQKHQTTATAKTRKFDEEALKRYYQDPEFDYLTKTKQVEFDDTPTWYENLLMQWYYWRMRISDAILNPSWDNPLSILTWSLFACLAALIVLKLLNANIGLFAHKKNLYNSSIDNLHEPLPSAQSLEALIQKALKEQAYAEALRWQYLALIEQLISQGWLRKELQRTNNEYLIQLTQHPHYEQIRACTQLFEYGYYGGFPIQSTHWEHARSLFMAIQPSKPPKT, from the coding sequence ATGAAAAAGCATCTATTACTATCCTATCCCAACTACTTTTGGGTAGGGCTGGTGTGTGTGCTACTGTGGGGCACTAGCGCCACGACTTTTGCACAAAAACACCAAACTACTGCCACAGCAAAAACTCGGAAGTTTGACGAGGAGGCTTTGAAGCGTTATTATCAAGATCCGGAGTTTGACTATCTGACCAAAACCAAGCAGGTCGAGTTTGACGATACACCGACATGGTATGAAAACTTACTCATGCAATGGTACTATTGGCGGATGCGGATTTCTGACGCTATTCTGAACCCCTCTTGGGACAACCCCCTCAGCATCCTGACGTGGTCGTTGTTTGCTTGTTTAGCCGCCCTGATTGTACTCAAGTTACTGAATGCCAACATCGGCCTATTCGCACACAAGAAAAACCTCTACAACTCCTCCATAGACAACCTACACGAGCCGCTGCCCAGCGCACAATCGCTCGAAGCACTGATACAAAAAGCCCTCAAAGAACAAGCCTATGCCGAGGCGCTACGTTGGCAATACCTAGCGCTCATAGAGCAGCTCATCAGCCAAGGGTGGCTACGCAAGGAACTACAACGCACCAATAATGAATACCTCATACAACTGACACAACACCCGCACTACGAGCAAATACGCGCCTGTACGCAATTGTTTGAATATGGATACTATGGGGGATTTCCTATCCAAAGTACGCACTGGGAGCACGCAAGGTCGCTTTTTATGGCCATACAGCCTAGCAAACCTCCAAAGACCTAG
- a CDS encoding LytR/AlgR family response regulator transcription factor produces MKLKCIIVDDEALALDILENYIERIDSLQLVARCANAVEAFNILQQQAIDLMFLDIQMPKLTGIDFLKTVSHPPKVIFTTAYRDYALESYEMNAVDYLLKPISFDRFLKAVNKVQELFQEAGAALRPLPTAPAADSSYDESFIYLKADKKMVKIFLKDILFIESLKDYIRVRTEQKEVISYQKISYMEEKLPEQKFLRIHRSFIVAVDKIESFSAAFVEVGGKEVPIGRNYKNEVLKMLEQNNLLEE; encoded by the coding sequence ATGAAACTCAAGTGTATCATCGTAGATGATGAAGCGTTGGCCTTAGATATTCTTGAAAACTATATTGAGCGTATCGATTCTCTACAGTTGGTTGCCCGGTGTGCCAATGCAGTAGAGGCCTTCAACATCTTACAACAACAGGCCATAGACCTGATGTTTTTGGATATCCAAATGCCCAAACTCACCGGCATCGACTTCCTCAAAACAGTATCACACCCCCCAAAGGTGATTTTTACAACAGCTTACCGCGACTATGCGCTGGAAAGCTATGAGATGAATGCCGTAGATTATCTACTCAAACCGATTTCTTTTGACCGCTTCCTCAAGGCTGTCAACAAGGTTCAAGAGCTTTTCCAAGAAGCCGGAGCCGCGTTGCGCCCTCTGCCTACTGCCCCAGCTGCGGATAGCAGCTATGACGAAAGCTTTATCTACCTCAAGGCGGATAAGAAAATGGTAAAGATTTTCCTCAAAGACATCCTCTTCATCGAAAGCCTCAAGGACTACATCCGCGTAAGAACAGAACAGAAGGAGGTCATCTCTTACCAAAAAATCAGCTATATGGAGGAGAAATTGCCAGAGCAAAAGTTTTTACGCATTCACCGCTCGTTCATTGTAGCTGTAGATAAAATCGAAAGCTTTTCTGCTGCTTTTGTAGAGGTGGGCGGAAAGGAAGTACCTATTGGGCGAAATTATAAAAATGAAGTGCTCAAAATGTTGGAACAAAACAACTTGCTGGAAGAATAA
- a CDS encoding MaoC family dehydratase — MKIINGIAELKALEGSEIGTSDWHTISQDQINAFADATGDHQWIHIDIEKAKTFSPFGTTIAHGFLTMSLAPMFMDQIFKVEGVKMGINYGLNKLRFTSPVPAGGQLRVKAVLAKLSPFEGGQQAEMHLTYELKGQDKPACIAEFLMRFYV, encoded by the coding sequence ATGAAAATCATCAATGGAATAGCAGAACTCAAAGCCCTAGAAGGCAGCGAAATAGGCACTAGCGATTGGCATACCATCAGCCAAGACCAAATCAACGCCTTTGCCGATGCTACCGGCGACCACCAGTGGATACACATCGACATCGAAAAAGCCAAGACTTTTTCTCCATTTGGAACAACCATCGCCCACGGCTTCCTGACGATGTCGCTCGCGCCGATGTTTATGGACCAAATATTCAAGGTCGAGGGAGTCAAAATGGGCATCAACTATGGCCTCAACAAACTGCGTTTTACCTCGCCTGTGCCTGCCGGTGGGCAGCTGCGTGTCAAAGCTGTTTTGGCAAAACTAAGCCCTTTTGAGGGTGGCCAACAAGCAGAAATGCACCTGACCTATGAGCTCAAAGGCCAAGATAAACCGGCCTGTATCGCAGAGTTTCTGATGCGTTTTTATGTATAG
- a CDS encoding stage II sporulation protein M — MQEAQFIQQHADKWRTFEAQLGQKQVKDPEKLANLFIAITDDLAFARTHFPQGQAVSYLNAMAGKVYQEIHQKQRFDRAAFGRYWLIDLPLNVYQMRWYMLYSLLFFMAFVALGVLSSHHDENYVRIILGDAYVDQTLYNIQNGDPLAIYKQTNAFGMFYYIAKNNLSVAFRTFAAGILFSVGTVYILAINGVMLGTFQYMFVSHGLLAESVLTIWIHGTIEILCIVIAGGSGILLGSSWLFPGTYSRVESLKRGAATGGRVLLGLIPFIIVAAALESFATRHTEWPNIIRVGIILSSLVLMVGYFVYWPWQVARRLARQPKRLEEDAEPTLSELLAFITMKS, encoded by the coding sequence ATGCAGGAAGCACAATTTATTCAACAACACGCAGACAAATGGCGTACTTTTGAAGCACAGCTGGGACAAAAACAGGTTAAAGACCCCGAGAAATTAGCCAATTTGTTTATTGCCATTACCGATGATTTGGCCTTTGCCCGCACACACTTTCCCCAAGGGCAAGCCGTCTCTTATCTCAATGCGATGGCTGGGAAGGTATATCAAGAAATTCATCAAAAACAGCGGTTTGACCGGGCTGCTTTTGGGCGTTATTGGCTCATAGACCTACCCTTAAATGTATACCAAATGCGCTGGTATATGCTCTATAGTCTGTTGTTTTTTATGGCTTTTGTGGCCTTAGGCGTATTGTCCAGCCACCACGACGAAAACTATGTCCGTATTATCTTGGGAGATGCGTATGTGGACCAAACCCTCTACAACATCCAGAACGGCGACCCGCTGGCCATCTACAAACAAACAAATGCCTTTGGGATGTTTTATTATATCGCCAAAAACAATCTCTCGGTAGCTTTTCGGACTTTTGCTGCCGGTATACTGTTTTCTGTGGGTACGGTATATATCTTGGCGATCAACGGTGTGATGTTGGGTACTTTCCAATATATGTTTGTGTCGCACGGCCTACTGGCCGAGTCAGTGCTTACTATTTGGATACACGGTACCATCGAAATCCTTTGTATTGTCATTGCTGGAGGCTCAGGCATATTACTGGGCAGCAGCTGGCTTTTCCCGGGCACATATAGTCGTGTAGAGAGTCTCAAAAGAGGCGCAGCAACAGGCGGGCGGGTATTGTTGGGTTTGATTCCCTTTATCATCGTGGCCGCCGCCTTGGAGAGCTTTGCTACGCGCCACACCGAATGGCCCAATATTATCCGTGTCGGTATCATCTTGTCGTCGTTGGTTCTGATGGTGGGGTATTTTGTTTATTGGCCTTGGCAAGTAGCGCGGCGGCTAGCCCGCCAGCCCAAAAGGCTTGAAGAAGACGCTGAACCCACACTCTCAGAGCTGTTGGCCTTTATCACGATGAAGTCATGA
- a CDS encoding acyl-CoA thioesterase → MVKRNAKPASESLTTMTEMVLPNDTNTLNNLMGGRMMHMMDIVAAIAAQKHSNRIVVTASVDNITFSEPISLGDVVTITAKVTRAFNSSMEVFLDVVAENIPASRKKATNRAFFTFVAVDQLGTPINVPEVIPETPEEQELYAGALRRRQLRLILAGRMKPDDATELKLLFESPAKSKS, encoded by the coding sequence ATGGTCAAGCGAAATGCCAAACCTGCTTCGGAATCGTTGACAACGATGACCGAAATGGTCTTGCCGAATGATACGAACACGCTCAACAACCTAATGGGAGGGCGTATGATGCATATGATGGACATTGTAGCAGCCATCGCTGCCCAGAAACACTCCAACCGCATTGTGGTAACGGCCTCTGTAGATAATATTACCTTTAGTGAGCCTATTTCATTGGGAGATGTGGTTACGATTACAGCCAAGGTTACCCGTGCGTTCAACTCCTCTATGGAGGTTTTCTTGGATGTAGTAGCCGAAAACATCCCCGCCTCTCGTAAGAAGGCCACCAACCGTGCTTTTTTTACTTTTGTGGCAGTAGACCAATTAGGCACTCCCATCAATGTGCCCGAAGTAATCCCCGAAACACCTGAGGAGCAAGAACTGTATGCCGGAGCGCTACGCCGACGGCAGCTGCGCCTCATCTTGGCCGGCAGAATGAAGCCCGACGATGCCACAGAGCTAAAGCTGCTTTTTGAAAGCCCCGCCAAATCGAAATCTTAG
- a CDS encoding VPS10 domain-containing protein has translation MKHYFYHKLLCCTLFCYVLLPSVYGQQKKSAATTSEAVVAPAALQSLQWRNIGPFRGGRSAAVTGVRGKPNVFFFGATGGGVWKSIDAGGTWRNISDGFFGGSIGAVAISESDPNILYVGGGEKTVRGNVSHGDGMWKSEDGGKTWRFIGLADSRHITRIRIHPKNPNIVYAAVLGHLFGPNQERGVYRSTDGGNTWQRLLFVNNQSGAVDLRMDPSNPRVLYAATWRVIRTPYSLESGGEGSGLWKSTDGGDTWTELTKEAQGLPKGTLGIIGVTVSPANPNRVWAIIEAHDGGVFRSDDAGQTWKKINEDRSLRQRAWYYTRIEADPKNPDVVYVLNVQFHRSKDGGRTYETISTPHSDHHDLWIDPDDPERMIIADDGGAQVSMDGGQSWSTYHNQSTAQMYRIAVDNYFPYRIYGGQQDNTALRISSQSNEGGITESHWQVTAGGESAHIAPHPTKHDIVYGTSYGGYLTRYDHAREEERSVDVYPDNPIGHPAKNLKYRFQWNFPIAFSPHDENILYTAANVLFKTTNEGQTWTAISPDLTRNDTTRMGASGGPITKDNTSVEYYGTIFAFAESKRVPGLIWTGSDDGLIHLTRDGGQTWINVTPKQMPEWMMINSIDPDPFNDGGVYVAGTRYKSNDFTPYLYKTTDYGKTWTLITQGIAPDHFTRVVRADPARQGLLYAGTERGVYVSWDDGKRWQPLQLNLPIVPITDLAVKENDLIAATQGRGYWILDDLHLLQTAPEAAKANKPYLHPIAPTYNTIRSGYGYNPLLQGQNPPNGLTMHLYLPQKPDTSTKATLEILDAQGQVLRTLSTHPPQGQNQNKLSLKQGANMLVWNMRYDDALLPDGMILWAGGTQGARTVPGKYQARLTIGGEVLTQPFEVLRDPRSEASETDAQAQLQFVREIHEKLNQTHQAILHIREMRTDLQRIAKQFAKNEQGADVVAKAKEIEKQITAIEEALYQTKNRSGQDPLNYPIRLNNKLSALVSLIQMGNHRPTDGMLEVKQAITAEIDQELAKWQQVLTTEVPAFNTLVKSKDFPALATPQQD, from the coding sequence ATGAAGCATTATTTTTACCACAAGCTTTTGTGTTGTACCCTCTTCTGTTATGTTTTGTTGCCCAGTGTGTATGGGCAGCAAAAAAAATCAGCAGCCACTACTTCTGAGGCTGTCGTAGCGCCTGCGGCCTTACAGTCGCTCCAGTGGCGCAATATCGGCCCCTTCCGTGGGGGGCGTTCGGCTGCCGTTACGGGGGTGCGGGGCAAGCCCAATGTCTTTTTCTTTGGCGCTACCGGCGGTGGCGTATGGAAAAGTATTGATGCTGGTGGCACGTGGCGCAACATCTCCGATGGCTTCTTTGGTGGCTCCATTGGGGCGGTGGCCATCAGCGAGTCTGACCCCAATATCCTCTACGTAGGCGGGGGCGAGAAAACTGTCCGAGGCAATGTGTCTCACGGCGACGGGATGTGGAAATCTGAAGATGGGGGCAAAACTTGGCGCTTCATCGGCCTAGCCGACTCGCGGCACATCACCCGCATCCGCATTCACCCCAAAAACCCCAACATCGTCTATGCAGCAGTGCTTGGCCACCTCTTCGGCCCCAACCAAGAACGGGGGGTATACCGCTCTACCGATGGGGGCAATACCTGGCAACGCTTGCTTTTTGTGAATAACCAAAGCGGCGCGGTAGACCTACGGATGGATCCCTCCAACCCAAGAGTGTTGTATGCCGCTACGTGGCGTGTTATCCGTACACCCTACAGCCTCGAAAGCGGGGGCGAAGGCTCCGGCCTTTGGAAGAGCACCGACGGCGGCGACACCTGGACAGAGCTGACCAAGGAGGCGCAAGGATTGCCCAAAGGCACCCTAGGCATCATCGGCGTTACGGTCTCTCCGGCCAACCCCAACAGGGTATGGGCCATCATCGAAGCCCACGACGGCGGGGTATTCCGATCTGATGATGCTGGGCAAACTTGGAAAAAAATCAACGAAGATCGCTCCCTGCGTCAACGCGCTTGGTACTATACCCGCATCGAAGCCGACCCCAAAAACCCCGATGTGGTCTATGTGCTCAATGTGCAGTTTCATCGCTCTAAGGATGGCGGGCGCACTTATGAGACCATCTCCACCCCACACAGCGACCACCACGACCTCTGGATAGACCCCGACGACCCCGAAAGGATGATTATTGCTGATGATGGTGGCGCACAAGTATCTATGGATGGCGGACAGAGTTGGTCTACCTATCACAACCAATCGACGGCACAGATGTACCGCATCGCAGTAGACAACTATTTCCCCTACCGCATTTACGGCGGCCAACAAGACAATACGGCTCTCCGTATCAGCAGCCAAAGCAATGAAGGCGGTATTACGGAATCGCATTGGCAAGTAACTGCTGGCGGCGAAAGCGCACACATTGCCCCACACCCGACAAAGCATGATATTGTCTATGGTACTTCGTATGGTGGCTACCTCACCCGCTACGACCACGCCCGCGAAGAGGAACGCTCCGTAGATGTATACCCCGACAACCCGATAGGCCACCCCGCCAAAAATCTCAAATACCGCTTCCAGTGGAACTTCCCGATTGCCTTTTCGCCACACGACGAAAATATACTCTACACCGCTGCCAACGTGTTGTTCAAAACCACCAATGAGGGACAAACTTGGACAGCTATCAGCCCTGACCTCACCCGCAATGACACTACCCGCATGGGTGCTTCTGGTGGGCCTATCACCAAGGACAACACCAGTGTAGAGTACTATGGTACTATCTTCGCCTTTGCAGAATCGAAGCGTGTGCCCGGCCTTATCTGGACTGGCTCCGATGACGGCCTCATTCACCTGACCCGCGACGGCGGCCAAACTTGGATTAACGTAACGCCCAAGCAAATGCCCGAGTGGATGATGATTAACAGCATTGACCCTGACCCCTTCAACGATGGCGGGGTATATGTAGCCGGCACACGGTATAAGTCCAATGACTTTACGCCGTATCTTTACAAAACAACAGACTACGGCAAAACTTGGACACTCATCACACAGGGCATCGCTCCCGACCATTTCACACGCGTTGTACGCGCTGACCCCGCCCGGCAGGGCTTGCTTTATGCCGGTACGGAGCGCGGCGTGTATGTCTCTTGGGATGATGGTAAACGTTGGCAACCACTTCAGCTCAACCTGCCCATCGTGCCCATCACCGACTTGGCTGTCAAGGAGAATGACCTCATCGCGGCTACCCAAGGGCGCGGCTATTGGATTTTGGATGACCTGCACCTGCTCCAAACAGCTCCCGAAGCAGCCAAGGCCAACAAACCCTACCTACACCCCATCGCCCCAACATACAACACCATACGTTCGGGCTACGGCTACAATCCGCTGCTACAGGGCCAAAACCCTCCCAACGGCTTGACGATGCACCTCTACCTGCCACAGAAGCCCGATACCTCGACCAAGGCCACGCTGGAGATTCTGGATGCCCAAGGGCAGGTGCTTCGCACACTCAGCACACATCCACCACAAGGCCAAAACCAAAACAAGCTATCGCTCAAACAAGGAGCCAATATGTTGGTTTGGAATATGCGCTATGACGATGCCCTGCTCCCCGATGGAATGATTCTATGGGCCGGAGGTACCCAAGGGGCGCGTACCGTGCCGGGCAAATACCAAGCCCGCCTGACTATCGGGGGGGAAGTACTGACACAGCCTTTTGAAGTGCTGCGGGACCCTCGCAGCGAAGCTTCTGAAACCGACGCACAGGCGCAACTCCAGTTTGTACGCGAAATTCACGAAAAACTCAACCAAACCCATCAGGCCATCTTGCACATCCGGGAGATGCGTACCGACCTACAACGCATTGCCAAGCAGTTTGCCAAAAACGAACAAGGGGCGGATGTGGTAGCCAAGGCCAAAGAAATAGAAAAACAAATCACAGCTATCGAAGAGGCCTTGTACCAAACCAAGAACCGTAGCGGGCAAGACCCGCTCAACTATCCTATCAGGCTCAACAACAAGCTCAGCGCCTTGGTATCCTTGATACAGATGGGCAATCACCGCCCCACTGATGGGATGTTGGAGGTAAAGCAGGCCATCACTGCCGAAATAGACCAAGAACTGGCCAAGTGGCAGCAAGTGCTGACTACAGAAGTGCCGGCCTTCAATACACTGGTAAAATCTAAGGATTTTCCCGCCTTGGCTACTCCACAACAAGATTAA
- the ung gene encoding uracil-DNA glycosylase, which yields MDVKIADSWKSHLVSEFTKPYFEALTLFVKNEYKSHTVYPPGKQIFSAFEHCSFEDTKVVILGQDPYHGPGQANGLCFSVNDGIAIPPSLRNIFKEINTDLGKPIPKSGNLERWAKQGVLLLNATLTVRAAEAGSHQRKGWETFTDAVIQVLSDQKEQLVFMLWGKYAQDKGKNIDTQKHLVLKASHPSPLARGFNGCQHFSQANNYLTQNNLPEIDW from the coding sequence ATGGATGTAAAAATTGCAGATTCTTGGAAAAGCCATTTGGTTTCAGAGTTTACCAAGCCTTATTTTGAGGCCTTGACCTTATTTGTCAAAAATGAATACAAGAGCCATACAGTATACCCTCCGGGCAAGCAGATTTTCAGTGCTTTCGAGCATTGCAGCTTTGAAGATACCAAGGTGGTGATTCTAGGTCAAGATCCGTATCACGGGCCAGGGCAAGCCAATGGCTTGTGTTTTTCGGTGAATGATGGTATTGCTATTCCACCATCATTGCGCAATATTTTCAAGGAAATCAATACAGACCTCGGCAAGCCCATCCCCAAAAGCGGCAACCTAGAGCGCTGGGCCAAGCAAGGCGTACTATTGCTCAATGCCACCCTGACGGTTCGTGCGGCTGAAGCCGGCTCCCATCAGCGCAAAGGTTGGGAGACGTTCACCGATGCGGTCATACAGGTCTTATCTGACCAAAAAGAGCAACTTGTTTTTATGCTTTGGGGCAAGTATGCACAAGACAAGGGAAAAAATATTGATACCCAAAAACATCTTGTGCTCAAGGCATCACATCCTTCGCCCTTGGCCAGAGGGTTTAATGGTTGCCAACATTTCAGCCAAGCCAATAACTATCTAACCCAAAACAATCTGCCCGAAATTGATTGGTAA
- a CDS encoding protein-disulfide reductase DsbD family protein has product MRLYPWSVALLFCLWNLQGLQAQILKPAKWQMSLSTTEVTVGDELELIFTATIDDKWYLYSSDFDPNLGPQVTEFSFTPHPSYQLLGGIRPINPQKKYDDIWEGEYTYFKKKGEFRQRVKILAENPKIEGTYSYQVCSDVDGKCIPFESDFSFKNIKAKPAKDTPKEENTKADTKAEEDEALTKDSLAAKQDTASDNMANTATTDSTNAQLAATDTLDPLQANPEQETNVALIYFIGLAFLAGFSALFTPCVFPMIPMTVSIFTKQSGTRAQGITKALVYGGSIVLIYTILGTLVAFFYGAGFNNWLSTHWLPNLFFFSLLVVFALSFLGMFELVLPASWVNQADAQADKGGYYGIFFMAFTLALVSFSCTAPIVGFILVMASKGEVIKPVLGMIAFSTAVALPFTLFALFPSWLNNLPKSGGWLNKVKVSLGLLELALALKFLSQADLVYGWHILPREIFLALWIVIFAVWGFYMLGAIRFPHDSSQAFVPVPQAIMGILILSFVVYLIPGMFGAPLRMLSGYLPPETTQEFNIANTGTAMYAGYTPKTQLPSDRLYVNLFKFPHNLKGFFDYEEGMAYARKVGKPVFIDFTGHGCANCREMEARVWSDPNVMRRLDEDYVLIALYVDDRTKLPEEAWYTSPNDQKVKKTIGAQNIDLQVRKFNNNAQPYYCLLDHNGQLLVRPVGYELNISKFNDFLDEGKAAFKQRMLAKK; this is encoded by the coding sequence ATGCGACTTTACCCTTGGAGTGTTGCGCTTTTGTTTTGCCTTTGGAATTTGCAAGGGCTACAAGCACAAATACTCAAACCGGCCAAATGGCAGATGAGCCTCTCGACTACAGAAGTAACCGTAGGCGATGAGCTGGAGCTGATTTTTACGGCTACCATCGACGACAAGTGGTACCTCTACTCCTCTGATTTTGACCCTAACCTAGGCCCGCAAGTAACGGAGTTTAGCTTTACGCCTCACCCTTCTTACCAGCTCCTCGGTGGTATCCGCCCTATTAACCCACAAAAAAAGTATGACGACATCTGGGAGGGGGAGTATACCTACTTCAAGAAAAAGGGAGAGTTTAGGCAACGGGTCAAAATCTTGGCCGAAAACCCCAAAATCGAAGGCACCTACAGCTATCAAGTCTGTTCGGATGTAGATGGGAAATGTATCCCTTTCGAAAGTGATTTCAGCTTCAAAAACATCAAGGCAAAACCTGCCAAAGACACGCCAAAAGAGGAAAATACCAAGGCTGACACCAAGGCCGAAGAAGATGAAGCCCTAACAAAAGACTCTTTGGCTGCCAAGCAAGATACTGCTTCTGATAATATGGCAAATACCGCTACAACAGACAGCACCAACGCCCAACTAGCCGCAACAGATACCCTAGACCCACTACAGGCCAACCCTGAGCAAGAAACCAATGTGGCCTTGATTTATTTTATCGGTCTAGCATTTTTGGCAGGTTTTTCGGCTTTGTTTACGCCCTGTGTGTTCCCAATGATTCCGATGACGGTCAGCATCTTCACCAAACAAAGCGGCACCCGCGCCCAAGGAATTACCAAAGCCCTCGTGTATGGTGGGTCTATTGTCCTGATTTACACCATATTGGGCACATTGGTAGCCTTTTTCTATGGTGCAGGTTTCAACAACTGGCTCAGCACACACTGGCTACCGAACTTGTTTTTCTTCTCTCTCTTGGTCGTTTTTGCCCTGTCATTTCTAGGGATGTTTGAGTTAGTATTGCCAGCCTCTTGGGTCAATCAGGCCGATGCCCAAGCCGACAAAGGCGGCTACTATGGTATCTTTTTTATGGCTTTTACCTTGGCCTTGGTATCGTTTTCTTGCACAGCCCCTATAGTAGGCTTTATCTTGGTGATGGCCTCCAAGGGCGAAGTCATCAAACCCGTCTTAGGGATGATTGCCTTTTCGACAGCCGTGGCTCTGCCCTTCACCTTGTTTGCTCTCTTCCCTTCTTGGCTCAACAACCTGCCCAAGTCGGGGGGCTGGCTCAACAAGGTAAAGGTATCCTTGGGCTTGTTGGAGTTGGCCTTAGCGCTTAAGTTCTTGAGTCAAGCCGACTTGGTCTATGGCTGGCATATCCTGCCAAGGGAAATATTCTTGGCTCTATGGATTGTGATTTTTGCTGTATGGGGCTTCTATATGTTGGGAGCCATCCGCTTCCCACACGACAGCTCACAAGCATTTGTGCCCGTACCACAGGCCATTATGGGTATCCTGATTTTAAGCTTTGTAGTATATCTTATCCCCGGCATGTTTGGAGCACCCCTGCGGATGCTTTCGGGCTACCTCCCTCCCGAAACAACACAAGAGTTCAATATTGCCAATACAGGCACCGCGATGTATGCCGGCTACACGCCCAAAACACAACTGCCATCAGATCGCCTCTATGTCAATTTGTTTAAATTTCCTCATAATCTGAAAGGCTTCTTTGATTATGAAGAAGGCATGGCTTATGCCCGCAAGGTAGGCAAGCCGGTATTCATTGACTTCACAGGCCACGGTTGTGCCAACTGTCGAGAGATGGAGGCCCGTGTGTGGTCCGACCCAAACGTAATGCGTCGTTTAGATGAAGACTATGTGCTCATTGCCCTTTATGTAGATGACCGCACCAAGCTCCCCGAAGAAGCTTGGTATACCTCGCCCAACGACCAAAAAGTAAAAAAAACCATTGGTGCCCAAAATATAGATTTGCAGGTGCGTAAGTTCAATAACAACGCCCAACCTTACTACTGCCTACTCGACCACAACGGGCAGCTCTTGGTGCGTCCGGTGGGTTATGAGCTCAACATCTCCAAATTCAATGACTTCCTCGATGAGGGTAAGGCCGCTTTTAAACAACGGATGCTGGCCAAAAAATAA